The proteins below are encoded in one region of Glandiceps talaboti chromosome 17, keGlaTala1.1, whole genome shotgun sequence:
- the LOC144448336 gene encoding leucine-rich repeat-containing protein 56-like — MMDFEPDDVINLDDRPTTSYQRKAVHITEYRDYRVNPEPIVLEETDILLEEYLSPTRLRALTGVHNLADVKYLEMRVDTTETSLGNFGTMLPCLKQLKLNNSIIASVRDLGTSLRNLTVLWMARCGLTDLDGISSMTNLQELYLAYNELSDVSPCSMVDNLQLLDLEGNNIDDVSQVEFLALCPNLNTLTLEGNPVCLSPHPKYNSKVEGSYDYRLSVKKAVPNLIILDEEALDVVSTSLGRSNINTSTDWLIVNHAIKEGSEESLEATDSGRPGSSKGRPSTSAKRPMTSGGKPGSSHGNRPGSSAGRRPGTATTDRPDSSGSDIQVQQDDSSDLTHGSASPLCGNPVRALRSRKKNTFKTEIPYTTLPSLFAQYHHTPEHTYDTVEDDEDSGSKEDVFAELKAWRKDYEIRMKERRKASQPQVLKITHSDNSSDDDDDDNDTGIEVSPPDSVSPDSAGRIHSPPTTLTPRQAPPPRMPARPKTAGDFRMRRFKPPAAKDEGTEARHKNVSMGNDEEVLVIDREEVRSPGTPPGLILGAIDERPHSGPVIGNRKFKSDIPVDKTQPKIIDRNQPIIRTSTYTPPNLVQRFSGLARPATAKAAMQRLPNKPMKPV, encoded by the exons ATGATGGACTTTGAACCAGATGA TGTTATTAATCTGGATGACAGACCCACCACATCGTATCAAAGGAAAGCTGTACATATAACAGAATACAGAGACTATAGGGTCAACCCAGAACCTATAGTACTAGAAGAAACAGATATATTACTAGAAGAGTACTTATCACCTACAAGACTG AGGGCACTGACTGGAGTGCATAATTTAGCAGATGTGAAATATCTTGAAATGAGAGTGGATACAACAGAAACGAGTCTAGGAAACTTTG GTACAATGTTACCATGTTTAAAACAATTGAAACTTAACAATAGTATAATAGCATCTGTGAGAGACTTAGGTACATCATTACGCAATCTTACAGTTCTTTGGATGGCAAGGTGTGGTCTTACAGACTTGGATGGCATTAGTTCTATGACAAATTTACAG GAACTGTACCTTGCGTATAATGAATTAAGTGATGTTAGTCCTTGTAGTATGGTTGATAATTTACAACTTCTAGATTTGGAAGG CAATAATATTGATGATGTTTCCCAAGTGGAGTTTTTAGCATTATGTCCAAATTTAAATACCTTGACATTGGAAGGTAATCCAGTGTGTTTATCACCACATCCTAAGTACAATTCTAAG GTTGAGGGTTCCTATGACTACAGATTGTCAGTCAAGAAAGCTGTGCCTAATTTAATAATACTTGATGAAGAGGCTCTAGATGTCGTCAGCACTAGTCTGGGCAGGAGTAATATCAATACCAGTACAGATTGGTTGATTGTTAACCATGCCATCAAAGAAGGCTCAGAGGAAAGTCTAGAGGCAACAG ACTCTGGAAGGCCAGGAAGTTCTAAAGGTAGACCTTCAACATCTGCTAAGAGGCCAATGACCTCGGGAGGGAAGCCAGGTagtagtcatggtaacagaCCAGGATCATCAGCTGGTAGGAGACCTGGTACGGCGACGACAGACAGACCAGACTCTAGTG GTTCAGATATACAAGTGCAGCAAGATGACTCAAGTGATCTAACACATGGTAGTGCTTCTCCACTCTGTGGTAATCCTGTCAGAGCTCTCAGAAGTCGTAAGAAAAATACTTTCAAAACA GAAATTCCATACACAACCCTTCCAAGTTTATTTGCACAATATCACCATACACCTGAACATACTTATGATACTGTAGAGGATGATGAAGATTCTGGATCTAAAGAAGATGTCTTTGCTGAATTGAAAGCTTGGAGGAAAGATTATGAAAT ACGTATGAAGGAAAGACGGAAGGCATCACAACCACAGGTGTTAAAAATTACACACAGTGACAATAgctctgatgatgatgatgatgataatgacacAGGTATTGAGGTGTCGCCTCCAGACTCTGTATCACCTGACTCAGCTGGTAGAATACATTCACCTCCTACAACACTGACACCCAGACAAGCCCCACCACCCAGAATGCCGGCAAGGCCAAAAACTGCAG GCGATTTTAGAATGAGACGTTTTAAACCACCCGCTGCCAAGGATGAAGGAACTGAAGCAAGACATAAAAATGTAAGCATGGGAAATGATGAGGAAGTGCTTGTTATAGACAGGGAAGAGGTCCGGAGTCCCGGAACACCACCAGGACTTATCCTCGGAGCCATTGATGAAAGACCACACTCGGGTCCAGTTATAGGAAACAGAAAGTTTAA ATCAGATATTCCAGTTGATAAAACACAACCAAAGATAATAGACCGTAACCAGCCCATTATCAGAACTTCAACATACACACCTCCAAACTTAGTACAGAGGTTCTCTGGTTTAGCGAGACCTGCCACAGCCAAGGCAGCTATGCAGAGATTACCAAACAAACCTATGAAACCAGTGTAA
- the LOC144448571 gene encoding RING finger protein 141-like has protein sequence MFRKLLEKATKLMGQAQTVIDEKLQRYGGVLGQLAVLKYDDFLTAVFELNEISCSLPDPHGKTLQFEVKEGTDSTVLWKSTVRIRCKKLNKVKQVEECRIMNLHQFVQLYNNITLCVSSQERSEVTASQGAAEKLPEALEASIILQSIGGYEGDVHECCICMDAKTDIILSCNHMYCEKCIDRWDVNHHKCPVCRQEMKNQKESWVLPEKPDEEEVADYVMGVADKAGAREPLGKPV, from the exons ATGTTTAGAAAGCTATTAGAG AAAGCAACTAAACTAATGGGACAGGCACAGACAGTTATTGATGAGAAATTACAACGTTACGGAGGTGTCTTAGGACAACTTGCAGTATTGAAATATGATGATTTCCTAACGGCTGTATTTGAATTGAATGAAAT ATCTTGTTCTCTTCCTGATCCACACGGCAAAACACTCCAATTTGAAGTCAAGGAAGGAACAGATAGTACAGTACTATGGAAGAGTACTGTTAGAATCCGATGTAAAAAG TTAAACAAAGTAAAGCAGGTTGAAGAATGTCGGATTATGAATTTACATCAATTTGTGCAACTCTACAATAACATCACACTATGTGTGTCATCTCAggaaaggtcagaggtcacagcTAGTCAAGGAGCTGCTGAGAAATTACCAGAAGCACTGGAGGCATCCATTATACTGCAGAG CATTGGTGGGTATGAAGGAGATGTGCATGAATGCTGTATATGTATGGATGCTAAAACTGACATCATTCTCTCCTGTAATCACATGTATTGTGAGAAATGCATCGACAGATG GGATGTAAATCATCACAAATGTCCAGTATGTAGACAGGAAATGAAAAATCAGAAAGAGTCTTGGGTATTGCCAGAGAAGCCAGATGAAGAAGAAGTAGCTGATTATGTGATGGGAGTGGCAGATAAGGCAGGAGCTCGAGAACCTCTAGGAAAACCTGTTTAG